In a single window of the Chroicocephalus ridibundus unplaced genomic scaffold, bChrRid1.1 SCAFFOLD_485, whole genome shotgun sequence genome:
- the PAK4 gene encoding serine/threonine-protein kinase PAK 4 isoform X2 has translation MIRTGLLAGVTMFSKKKKRIEISAPSNFEHRVHTGYDQQEQKFTGLPRQWQGIIEESAKRPKPLVDPVCITAIQHGSQKTIVRGSKAAKDGSLTWLLDEFENMSVSRSNSLRRDSPPFPPRRDQLYQENGLSEGPAAARPHEDAGRSKEKSRHGARNELEQGKERPREREDQRAHHHHHHHHHQPRGQDPGPKPAPPAGGRPPPPEYPKTPSEGDGWRDYPADRDYSEPADRVVRRERPEPSEKRPKSTYAGQTSPQSPRDKRPLSGPNIRTPNIPVSEGVMKTAQQTGRPFNTYPRAETDPGRAVGSQAEHRPGRPQEVASNGPVSGSGGAGSSRAHPPGPLPPPPSRSKNPEPPHPGLTPHASDPHLSRQPPPGPPQQPRSPQREPQRVSHEQFRAALQMVVDPGDPRTYLDNFIKIGEGSTGIVCIATVKSTGKLVAVKKMDLRKQQRRELLFNEVVIMRDYQHENVVEMYNSYLVGDELWVVMEFLEGGALTDIVTHTRMNEEQIAAVCSAVLKALSVLHAQGVIHRDIKSDSILLTHDGRVKLSDFGFCAQVNKEVPRRKSLVGTPYWMAPELISRLPYGPEVDIWSLGVMVIEMVDGEPPYFNEPPLKAMKMIRDNLPPKLKNVHKVSPSLKGFLDRMLVRDPGQRATATELLKHPFLGKAGPPSCIVPLMRQNRMR, from the exons ATGATAAGAACAG gtctTCTAGCCGGCGTCACCATGTTCAGCAAGAAGAAGAAACGCATCGAGATCTCGGCTCCCTCCAACTTCGAGCACCGCGTCCACACCGGCTACGACCAGCAGGAGCAGAAGTTCACGGGGCTGCCCCGGCAATGGCAGGGCATCATCGAGGAGTCGGCCAAGCGCCCCAAGCCGCTGGTGGATCCCGTCTGCATCACCGCTATCCAGCACGGCTCGCAGAAG ACCATCGTGCGGGGCAGCAAAGCCGCCAAGGACGGCTCCCTCACCTGGCTGCTGGACGAGTTTGAGAACATGTCCGTGTCCCGTTCCAATTCTCTGCGCAGGGACAgcccccccttcccgccccgccgCGACCAGCTCTACCAGGAGAACGGCCTCTCCGAGGGCCCGGCCGCTGCCCGGCCGCACGAGGATGCCGGCAGGAGCAAGGAGAAGAGCCGCCACGGGGCCAGGAACGAGCTAGAGCAGGGCAAGGAGAGACCCCGGGAGAGGGAGGACCAACGcgcccaccaccaccatcaccaccaccatcaccagccCCGCGGGCAGGACCCCGGCCCCAAacccgctccccccgccggcggccgcccgccccctcccgaGTACCCCAAAACCCCCTCCGAGGGGGACGGCTGGCGGGATTACCCCGCCGACAGGGACTACAGCGAACCAGCCGACCGGGTGGTGCGGCGGGAGCGTCCCGAACCCTCCGAAAAACGCCCCAAATCCACCTACGCCGGCCAGACCAGCCCGCAATCCCCCCGGGACAAACGCCCGCTCTCCGGGCCCAATATCCGGACTCCCAACATCCCCGTCTCCGAAGGGGTGATGAAGACGGCTCAGCAGACGGGACGGCCTTTTAATACCTACCCGCGGGCTGAGACCGACCCCGGCAGGGCCGTGGGTTCTCAG GCAGAGCACCGGCCGGGACGACCGCAGGAGGTGGCATCCAATGGTCCGGTGAGCGGCAGCGGTGGTGCCGGTTCTTCCCGAGCCCACCCTCccggcccgctgccgccgccgccgtcacGCTCCAAAAACCCCGAACCGCCCCATCCCGGCCTCACCCCGCACGCCTCGGACCCCCACCTCTCTCGccagccgccccccggccccccgcagcAACCCCGCTCCCCTCAACGCGAGCCCCAGCGTGTCTCCCACGAGCAATTCCGGGCGGCCCTGCAGATGGTGGTGGATCCCGGAGACCCCCGCACCTACCTGGACAACTTCATCAAGATCGGGGAGGGCTCCACCGGCATCGTCTGCATCGCCACCGTCAAGAGCACCGGCAAACTGGTGGCCGTCAAGAAGATGGACCTGCGCAAGCAGCAGCGGCGCGAGCTGCTCTTTAACGAG GTGGTGATCATGCGGGACTACCAGCACGAGAACGTGGTGGAGATGTACAACAGCTACCTGGTGGGCGACGAGCTCTGGGTGGTGATGGAGTTCCTGGAGGGCGGCGCCTTGACCGACATCGTCACGCACACCAG GATGAACGAGGAGCAGATCGCGGCCGTCTGCTCGGCCGTGCTGAAGGCCCTCTCCGTCCTCCACGCCCAGGGCGTCATCCACCGCGACATCAAGAGCGACTCCATCCTCCTCACGCACGACGGCAGG GTGAAACTCTCCGATTTTGGGTTCTGCGCCCAAGTCAACAAGGAGGTGCCGCGGCGGAAGTCGCTGGTGGGGACCCCGTACTGGATGGCGCCGGAGCTCATCTCCCGCCTGCCCTACGGCCCAGAG gTGGACATCTGGTCCCTGGGCGTGATGGTCATCGAGATGGTGGACGGGGAGCCCCCGTACTTCAACGAGCCCCCCctgaaggccatgaagatgatccgggACAACCTGCCCCCCAAGCTGAAAAACGTGCACAAG GTTTCCCCCTCCCTCAAAGGCTTCCTGGACCGCATGCTGGTGCGGGACCCGGGGCAACGGGCCACCGCCACCGAACTCTTGAAGCACCCCTTCCTGGGCAAAGCGGGCCCCCCCTCCTGCATCGTCCCCCTCATGCGCCAGAACCGCATGCGGTGA
- the SYCN gene encoding syncollin, with amino-acid sequence MAAALVALLVAAAAVTGAEAQCPAPSALRTANGTRICAQLYTDNSPYYDQCCAGEVLVVDPGDDVPYMPRGWGNSISSLVVGTRCELTVWSRAGKRGKSRRFGAGAVPRLQEVRLGLFGDWNNAISSYYCKCN; translated from the coding sequence ATGGCGGCGGCGTTGGTGGCCTtgctggtggcggcggcggcggtgacgGGGGCCGAGGCGCAGTGCCCGGCCCCCTCCGCCCTGCGGACGGCCAACGGCACCCGCATCTGCGCCCAGCTCTACACCGACAACAGCCCCTACTACGACCAGTGCTGCGCGGGGGAGGTCCTGGTGGTGGACCCCGGCGACGACGTGCCCTAcatgccccggggctggggcaaCAGCATCTCCTCCTTGGTGGTGGGCACCCGCTGCGAACTGACCGTCTGGTCTCGCGCCGGCAAGAGGGGGAAGAGTCGCCGTTTCGGGGCCGGGGCGGTGCCGCGGCTGCAGGAGGTGCGGCTGGGGCTCTTCGGCGACTGGAACAACGCCATCAGCAGTTACTACTGCAAGTGCAACTGA
- the PAK4 gene encoding serine/threonine-protein kinase PAK 4 isoform X4 yields the protein MPGRGSPMPREWAPMPGLAAAAFPSAPGSSLSGLSSVGESSTAATLPVPENGLLAGVTMFSKKKKRIEISAPSNFEHRVHTGYDQQEQKFTGLPRQWQGIIEESAKRPKPLVDPVCITAIQHGSQKAEHRPGRPQEVASNGPVSGSGGAGSSRAHPPGPLPPPPSRSKNPEPPHPGLTPHASDPHLSRQPPPGPPQQPRSPQREPQRVSHEQFRAALQMVVDPGDPRTYLDNFIKIGEGSTGIVCIATVKSTGKLVAVKKMDLRKQQRRELLFNEVVIMRDYQHENVVEMYNSYLVGDELWVVMEFLEGGALTDIVTHTRMNEEQIAAVCSAVLKALSVLHAQGVIHRDIKSDSILLTHDGRVKLSDFGFCAQVNKEVPRRKSLVGTPYWMAPELISRLPYGPEVDIWSLGVMVIEMVDGEPPYFNEPPLKAMKMIRDNLPPKLKNVHKVSPSLKGFLDRMLVRDPGQRATATELLKHPFLGKAGPPSCIVPLMRQNRMR from the exons ATGCCCGGACGAGGGTCTCCGATGCCCAGGGAATGGGCTCCGATGCCCGG CCTCGCAGCGGCCGCGTTTCCATCTGCTCCCGGCTCTTCGCTCTCCGGCCTCTCCAGCGTGGGCGAGAGTTCAACGGCGGCGACGCTCCCCGTCCCGGAAAATG gtctTCTAGCCGGCGTCACCATGTTCAGCAAGAAGAAGAAACGCATCGAGATCTCGGCTCCCTCCAACTTCGAGCACCGCGTCCACACCGGCTACGACCAGCAGGAGCAGAAGTTCACGGGGCTGCCCCGGCAATGGCAGGGCATCATCGAGGAGTCGGCCAAGCGCCCCAAGCCGCTGGTGGATCCCGTCTGCATCACCGCTATCCAGCACGGCTCGCAGAAG GCAGAGCACCGGCCGGGACGACCGCAGGAGGTGGCATCCAATGGTCCGGTGAGCGGCAGCGGTGGTGCCGGTTCTTCCCGAGCCCACCCTCccggcccgctgccgccgccgccgtcacGCTCCAAAAACCCCGAACCGCCCCATCCCGGCCTCACCCCGCACGCCTCGGACCCCCACCTCTCTCGccagccgccccccggccccccgcagcAACCCCGCTCCCCTCAACGCGAGCCCCAGCGTGTCTCCCACGAGCAATTCCGGGCGGCCCTGCAGATGGTGGTGGATCCCGGAGACCCCCGCACCTACCTGGACAACTTCATCAAGATCGGGGAGGGCTCCACCGGCATCGTCTGCATCGCCACCGTCAAGAGCACCGGCAAACTGGTGGCCGTCAAGAAGATGGACCTGCGCAAGCAGCAGCGGCGCGAGCTGCTCTTTAACGAG GTGGTGATCATGCGGGACTACCAGCACGAGAACGTGGTGGAGATGTACAACAGCTACCTGGTGGGCGACGAGCTCTGGGTGGTGATGGAGTTCCTGGAGGGCGGCGCCTTGACCGACATCGTCACGCACACCAG GATGAACGAGGAGCAGATCGCGGCCGTCTGCTCGGCCGTGCTGAAGGCCCTCTCCGTCCTCCACGCCCAGGGCGTCATCCACCGCGACATCAAGAGCGACTCCATCCTCCTCACGCACGACGGCAGG GTGAAACTCTCCGATTTTGGGTTCTGCGCCCAAGTCAACAAGGAGGTGCCGCGGCGGAAGTCGCTGGTGGGGACCCCGTACTGGATGGCGCCGGAGCTCATCTCCCGCCTGCCCTACGGCCCAGAG gTGGACATCTGGTCCCTGGGCGTGATGGTCATCGAGATGGTGGACGGGGAGCCCCCGTACTTCAACGAGCCCCCCctgaaggccatgaagatgatccgggACAACCTGCCCCCCAAGCTGAAAAACGTGCACAAG GTTTCCCCCTCCCTCAAAGGCTTCCTGGACCGCATGCTGGTGCGGGACCCGGGGCAACGGGCCACCGCCACCGAACTCTTGAAGCACCCCTTCCTGGGCAAAGCGGGCCCCCCCTCCTGCATCGTCCCCCTCATGCGCCAGAACCGCATGCGGTGA
- the PAK4 gene encoding serine/threonine-protein kinase PAK 4 isoform X3 produces MFSKKKKRIEISAPSNFEHRVHTGYDQQEQKFTGLPRQWQGIIEESAKRPKPLVDPVCITAIQHGSQKTIVRGSKAAKDGSLTWLLDEFENMSVSRSNSLRRDSPPFPPRRDQLYQENGLSEGPAAARPHEDAGRSKEKSRHGARNELEQGKERPREREDQRAHHHHHHHHHQPRGQDPGPKPAPPAGGRPPPPEYPKTPSEGDGWRDYPADRDYSEPADRVVRRERPEPSEKRPKSTYAGQTSPQSPRDKRPLSGPNIRTPNIPVSEGVMKTAQQTGRPFNTYPRAETDPGRAVGSQAEHRPGRPQEVASNGPVSGSGGAGSSRAHPPGPLPPPPSRSKNPEPPHPGLTPHASDPHLSRQPPPGPPQQPRSPQREPQRVSHEQFRAALQMVVDPGDPRTYLDNFIKIGEGSTGIVCIATVKSTGKLVAVKKMDLRKQQRRELLFNEVVIMRDYQHENVVEMYNSYLVGDELWVVMEFLEGGALTDIVTHTRMNEEQIAAVCSAVLKALSVLHAQGVIHRDIKSDSILLTHDGRVKLSDFGFCAQVNKEVPRRKSLVGTPYWMAPELISRLPYGPEVDIWSLGVMVIEMVDGEPPYFNEPPLKAMKMIRDNLPPKLKNVHKVSPSLKGFLDRMLVRDPGQRATATELLKHPFLGKAGPPSCIVPLMRQNRMR; encoded by the exons ATGTTCAGCAAGAAGAAGAAACGCATCGAGATCTCGGCTCCCTCCAACTTCGAGCACCGCGTCCACACCGGCTACGACCAGCAGGAGCAGAAGTTCACGGGGCTGCCCCGGCAATGGCAGGGCATCATCGAGGAGTCGGCCAAGCGCCCCAAGCCGCTGGTGGATCCCGTCTGCATCACCGCTATCCAGCACGGCTCGCAGAAG ACCATCGTGCGGGGCAGCAAAGCCGCCAAGGACGGCTCCCTCACCTGGCTGCTGGACGAGTTTGAGAACATGTCCGTGTCCCGTTCCAATTCTCTGCGCAGGGACAgcccccccttcccgccccgccgCGACCAGCTCTACCAGGAGAACGGCCTCTCCGAGGGCCCGGCCGCTGCCCGGCCGCACGAGGATGCCGGCAGGAGCAAGGAGAAGAGCCGCCACGGGGCCAGGAACGAGCTAGAGCAGGGCAAGGAGAGACCCCGGGAGAGGGAGGACCAACGcgcccaccaccaccatcaccaccaccatcaccagccCCGCGGGCAGGACCCCGGCCCCAAacccgctccccccgccggcggccgcccgccccctcccgaGTACCCCAAAACCCCCTCCGAGGGGGACGGCTGGCGGGATTACCCCGCCGACAGGGACTACAGCGAACCAGCCGACCGGGTGGTGCGGCGGGAGCGTCCCGAACCCTCCGAAAAACGCCCCAAATCCACCTACGCCGGCCAGACCAGCCCGCAATCCCCCCGGGACAAACGCCCGCTCTCCGGGCCCAATATCCGGACTCCCAACATCCCCGTCTCCGAAGGGGTGATGAAGACGGCTCAGCAGACGGGACGGCCTTTTAATACCTACCCGCGGGCTGAGACCGACCCCGGCAGGGCCGTGGGTTCTCAG GCAGAGCACCGGCCGGGACGACCGCAGGAGGTGGCATCCAATGGTCCGGTGAGCGGCAGCGGTGGTGCCGGTTCTTCCCGAGCCCACCCTCccggcccgctgccgccgccgccgtcacGCTCCAAAAACCCCGAACCGCCCCATCCCGGCCTCACCCCGCACGCCTCGGACCCCCACCTCTCTCGccagccgccccccggccccccgcagcAACCCCGCTCCCCTCAACGCGAGCCCCAGCGTGTCTCCCACGAGCAATTCCGGGCGGCCCTGCAGATGGTGGTGGATCCCGGAGACCCCCGCACCTACCTGGACAACTTCATCAAGATCGGGGAGGGCTCCACCGGCATCGTCTGCATCGCCACCGTCAAGAGCACCGGCAAACTGGTGGCCGTCAAGAAGATGGACCTGCGCAAGCAGCAGCGGCGCGAGCTGCTCTTTAACGAG GTGGTGATCATGCGGGACTACCAGCACGAGAACGTGGTGGAGATGTACAACAGCTACCTGGTGGGCGACGAGCTCTGGGTGGTGATGGAGTTCCTGGAGGGCGGCGCCTTGACCGACATCGTCACGCACACCAG GATGAACGAGGAGCAGATCGCGGCCGTCTGCTCGGCCGTGCTGAAGGCCCTCTCCGTCCTCCACGCCCAGGGCGTCATCCACCGCGACATCAAGAGCGACTCCATCCTCCTCACGCACGACGGCAGG GTGAAACTCTCCGATTTTGGGTTCTGCGCCCAAGTCAACAAGGAGGTGCCGCGGCGGAAGTCGCTGGTGGGGACCCCGTACTGGATGGCGCCGGAGCTCATCTCCCGCCTGCCCTACGGCCCAGAG gTGGACATCTGGTCCCTGGGCGTGATGGTCATCGAGATGGTGGACGGGGAGCCCCCGTACTTCAACGAGCCCCCCctgaaggccatgaagatgatccgggACAACCTGCCCCCCAAGCTGAAAAACGTGCACAAG GTTTCCCCCTCCCTCAAAGGCTTCCTGGACCGCATGCTGGTGCGGGACCCGGGGCAACGGGCCACCGCCACCGAACTCTTGAAGCACCCCTTCCTGGGCAAAGCGGGCCCCCCCTCCTGCATCGTCCCCCTCATGCGCCAGAACCGCATGCGGTGA
- the PAK4 gene encoding serine/threonine-protein kinase PAK 4 isoform X1, producing the protein MPGRGSPMPREWAPMPGLAAAAFPSAPGSSLSGLSSVGESSTAATLPVPENGLLAGVTMFSKKKKRIEISAPSNFEHRVHTGYDQQEQKFTGLPRQWQGIIEESAKRPKPLVDPVCITAIQHGSQKTIVRGSKAAKDGSLTWLLDEFENMSVSRSNSLRRDSPPFPPRRDQLYQENGLSEGPAAARPHEDAGRSKEKSRHGARNELEQGKERPREREDQRAHHHHHHHHHQPRGQDPGPKPAPPAGGRPPPPEYPKTPSEGDGWRDYPADRDYSEPADRVVRRERPEPSEKRPKSTYAGQTSPQSPRDKRPLSGPNIRTPNIPVSEGVMKTAQQTGRPFNTYPRAETDPGRAVGSQAEHRPGRPQEVASNGPVSGSGGAGSSRAHPPGPLPPPPSRSKNPEPPHPGLTPHASDPHLSRQPPPGPPQQPRSPQREPQRVSHEQFRAALQMVVDPGDPRTYLDNFIKIGEGSTGIVCIATVKSTGKLVAVKKMDLRKQQRRELLFNEVVIMRDYQHENVVEMYNSYLVGDELWVVMEFLEGGALTDIVTHTRMNEEQIAAVCSAVLKALSVLHAQGVIHRDIKSDSILLTHDGRVKLSDFGFCAQVNKEVPRRKSLVGTPYWMAPELISRLPYGPEVDIWSLGVMVIEMVDGEPPYFNEPPLKAMKMIRDNLPPKLKNVHKVSPSLKGFLDRMLVRDPGQRATATELLKHPFLGKAGPPSCIVPLMRQNRMR; encoded by the exons ATGCCCGGACGAGGGTCTCCGATGCCCAGGGAATGGGCTCCGATGCCCGG CCTCGCAGCGGCCGCGTTTCCATCTGCTCCCGGCTCTTCGCTCTCCGGCCTCTCCAGCGTGGGCGAGAGTTCAACGGCGGCGACGCTCCCCGTCCCGGAAAATG gtctTCTAGCCGGCGTCACCATGTTCAGCAAGAAGAAGAAACGCATCGAGATCTCGGCTCCCTCCAACTTCGAGCACCGCGTCCACACCGGCTACGACCAGCAGGAGCAGAAGTTCACGGGGCTGCCCCGGCAATGGCAGGGCATCATCGAGGAGTCGGCCAAGCGCCCCAAGCCGCTGGTGGATCCCGTCTGCATCACCGCTATCCAGCACGGCTCGCAGAAG ACCATCGTGCGGGGCAGCAAAGCCGCCAAGGACGGCTCCCTCACCTGGCTGCTGGACGAGTTTGAGAACATGTCCGTGTCCCGTTCCAATTCTCTGCGCAGGGACAgcccccccttcccgccccgccgCGACCAGCTCTACCAGGAGAACGGCCTCTCCGAGGGCCCGGCCGCTGCCCGGCCGCACGAGGATGCCGGCAGGAGCAAGGAGAAGAGCCGCCACGGGGCCAGGAACGAGCTAGAGCAGGGCAAGGAGAGACCCCGGGAGAGGGAGGACCAACGcgcccaccaccaccatcaccaccaccatcaccagccCCGCGGGCAGGACCCCGGCCCCAAacccgctccccccgccggcggccgcccgccccctcccgaGTACCCCAAAACCCCCTCCGAGGGGGACGGCTGGCGGGATTACCCCGCCGACAGGGACTACAGCGAACCAGCCGACCGGGTGGTGCGGCGGGAGCGTCCCGAACCCTCCGAAAAACGCCCCAAATCCACCTACGCCGGCCAGACCAGCCCGCAATCCCCCCGGGACAAACGCCCGCTCTCCGGGCCCAATATCCGGACTCCCAACATCCCCGTCTCCGAAGGGGTGATGAAGACGGCTCAGCAGACGGGACGGCCTTTTAATACCTACCCGCGGGCTGAGACCGACCCCGGCAGGGCCGTGGGTTCTCAG GCAGAGCACCGGCCGGGACGACCGCAGGAGGTGGCATCCAATGGTCCGGTGAGCGGCAGCGGTGGTGCCGGTTCTTCCCGAGCCCACCCTCccggcccgctgccgccgccgccgtcacGCTCCAAAAACCCCGAACCGCCCCATCCCGGCCTCACCCCGCACGCCTCGGACCCCCACCTCTCTCGccagccgccccccggccccccgcagcAACCCCGCTCCCCTCAACGCGAGCCCCAGCGTGTCTCCCACGAGCAATTCCGGGCGGCCCTGCAGATGGTGGTGGATCCCGGAGACCCCCGCACCTACCTGGACAACTTCATCAAGATCGGGGAGGGCTCCACCGGCATCGTCTGCATCGCCACCGTCAAGAGCACCGGCAAACTGGTGGCCGTCAAGAAGATGGACCTGCGCAAGCAGCAGCGGCGCGAGCTGCTCTTTAACGAG GTGGTGATCATGCGGGACTACCAGCACGAGAACGTGGTGGAGATGTACAACAGCTACCTGGTGGGCGACGAGCTCTGGGTGGTGATGGAGTTCCTGGAGGGCGGCGCCTTGACCGACATCGTCACGCACACCAG GATGAACGAGGAGCAGATCGCGGCCGTCTGCTCGGCCGTGCTGAAGGCCCTCTCCGTCCTCCACGCCCAGGGCGTCATCCACCGCGACATCAAGAGCGACTCCATCCTCCTCACGCACGACGGCAGG GTGAAACTCTCCGATTTTGGGTTCTGCGCCCAAGTCAACAAGGAGGTGCCGCGGCGGAAGTCGCTGGTGGGGACCCCGTACTGGATGGCGCCGGAGCTCATCTCCCGCCTGCCCTACGGCCCAGAG gTGGACATCTGGTCCCTGGGCGTGATGGTCATCGAGATGGTGGACGGGGAGCCCCCGTACTTCAACGAGCCCCCCctgaaggccatgaagatgatccgggACAACCTGCCCCCCAAGCTGAAAAACGTGCACAAG GTTTCCCCCTCCCTCAAAGGCTTCCTGGACCGCATGCTGGTGCGGGACCCGGGGCAACGGGCCACCGCCACCGAACTCTTGAAGCACCCCTTCCTGGGCAAAGCGGGCCCCCCCTCCTGCATCGTCCCCCTCATGCGCCAGAACCGCATGCGGTGA